One uncultured Tolumonas sp. DNA segment encodes these proteins:
- the mreC gene encoding rod shape-determining protein MreC has product MRTIFGRGPSLQLRLFITVLLSLAGIVADARFHLFDSVRLYINTFASPMLHLASVPRDVVEGASLQLRSRSELITENQQLQQQLFLLRSDLLRMAELSQENRRLRELLGSPVTQDSRKLVARILSVDSDPFVYQVVIDKGIEHHVYEGQPVVNDQGVIGQVVSVGKTSSRVLLITDVSHALPVRVLRNDLRAIASGTGNINELTLKNLPKNVDIQDGDILVTSGMGGHFPEGYPVAKVVRVANEEQSPFAEIKAEPLATLDRLRYVLLLWEDAKAMGPLAVMKPVIGKFYCVCGGINRC; this is encoded by the coding sequence ATGCGTACTATTTTCGGCAGGGGGCCATCCCTGCAACTCCGGTTATTTATTACTGTGCTGCTGTCTTTGGCGGGCATCGTTGCTGATGCCCGTTTTCATCTGTTTGACAGTGTCCGTCTGTATATCAATACCTTTGCCAGCCCGATGTTGCATTTGGCCAGTGTACCGCGCGATGTTGTCGAAGGCGCCAGTCTGCAACTGCGTTCCCGCAGTGAACTCATTACCGAAAATCAGCAACTGCAACAGCAGTTATTTCTGCTGCGCAGCGATCTGTTACGTATGGCCGAGTTGAGTCAGGAAAACCGTCGTTTACGCGAGTTACTCGGTTCCCCCGTGACGCAGGATTCCCGCAAGTTAGTGGCTCGGATCCTGTCGGTCGACTCTGATCCATTTGTCTATCAGGTGGTGATTGATAAAGGTATCGAACATCACGTTTATGAAGGGCAACCCGTCGTTAATGATCAAGGGGTGATTGGTCAGGTGGTTAGTGTTGGGAAAACCTCCAGTCGTGTACTCTTGATCACCGATGTCAGTCACGCCTTACCAGTGCGTGTATTGCGTAATGATCTACGTGCCATTGCTTCCGGTACCGGTAATATCAATGAATTAACGCTGAAAAACCTGCCGAAAAATGTCGATATTCAGGATGGTGATATTCTGGTGACTTCCGGCATGGGCGGGCATTTCCCGGAGGGTTATCCGGTGGCTAAAGTGGTGCGGGTCGCCAATGAAGAACAAAGCCCATTTGCGGAAATTAAAGCAGAACCGCTGGCGACATTAGATCGTTTACGGTATGTCCTGTTGCTGTGGGAAGATGCAAAGGCCATGGGGCCATTGGCTGTTATGAAGCCCGTCATCGGTAAATTCTACTGCGTCTGCGGCGGCATCAACCGATGCTGA
- the mreD gene encoding rod shape-determining protein MreD: MSNSLTGHGKGSIYLTLMVAIVLTMVPLPAAIDMFRPDWVALVVLYWVIALPHQMNVVSAWIVGLLMDIMLGSTLGIHALGMAVISYAATSQYQKIRNYSVWQQALVMGSLVFIGQLLIFWVEHLFASPRLNTRFVWASLSSTLLWPSVYLFLRYIRRRFNIR; this comes from the coding sequence GTGAGTAACTCATTGACCGGGCACGGTAAAGGTTCCATTTATTTAACCCTGATGGTGGCTATTGTACTGACGATGGTGCCGTTACCTGCTGCTATCGATATGTTCCGCCCGGATTGGGTGGCGTTGGTGGTGTTGTATTGGGTCATTGCCCTGCCACATCAGATGAACGTGGTCAGTGCCTGGATTGTTGGCCTGCTCATGGACATCATGCTGGGCTCCACATTAGGCATTCATGCGCTGGGTATGGCGGTGATCTCGTATGCAGCGACATCGCAATACCAGAAGATCCGTAACTATTCGGTGTGGCAACAAGCGTTAGTGATGGGATCATTGGTCTTTATCGGGCAATTGCTGATTTTTTGGGTTGAACATTTGTTTGCCTCCCCACGTCTGAATACCCGTTTTGTCTGGGCCTCTCTGAGTTCCACCTTGCTCTGGCCATCTGTGTATCTCTTTTTGCGGTATATCCGCCGTCGTTTCAACATCAGGTAA
- a CDS encoding prepilin-type N-terminal cleavage/methylation domain-containing protein yields the protein MKRSAGFTLIELIIVIVILGILAATAAPKFMNLQSDARKSTVSSLSGAVKSAASMAYSKAIIAGKDKVTASTSISISGATGGATTVLYGYPTADATGIATLIDISSSATGASADWGAAATTTAYILWPTGIATTAADALTAKCYVQYTPATSTTAAVTTNDTTGC from the coding sequence ATGAAACGTAGTGCAGGTTTTACGCTGATTGAGCTGATCATTGTCATTGTAATTCTGGGGATTCTGGCAGCAACTGCCGCACCGAAATTTATGAATTTGCAGAGTGATGCTCGTAAGTCAACAGTATCTTCATTAAGTGGGGCGGTTAAATCGGCCGCATCTATGGCTTATTCTAAAGCCATTATTGCTGGAAAAGATAAAGTAACAGCATCTACATCAATATCTATTTCCGGCGCTACAGGAGGCGCGACTACAGTTCTATATGGCTATCCAACTGCTGATGCTACAGGTATTGCGACCCTTATAGATATTTCTTCATCCGCTACAGGGGCTAGTGCAGATTGGGGGGCAGCTGCTACAACTACTGCATATATCTTATGGCCAACGGGCATCGCAACAACGGCTGCTGATGCTCTGACTGCAAAATGCTATGTGCAATATACCCCTGCAACATCAACTACGGCTGCAGTCACTACAAATGATACAACCGGTTGCTAA
- a CDS encoding prepilin-type N-terminal cleavage/methylation domain-containing protein, with protein sequence MRYRGFTLVELVVVIVLLGIIGTISSRFIGQTVQLYSDSAIQQQRIAEARFVLERLSREIAGVHPFSLRDPFANNATYQGKCIEYIRISAVSAYLGSATASAALSVIENPNDVLQTGTVSALSVARRVSVHSQDATDLYSSADNNSVKAITAFSALNNTATFSAAFSSDSTGKRYTVLDKNGPVSWCMFNNQLYRYANYNTNYGTAKTVDWFIAQATAGSAYSSLMAEHVSSSSLFKVTAPTLSHNAALDLSLQLTTDSDGNKLILNRRMQVNYVP encoded by the coding sequence ATGCGTTATCGAGGGTTTACGCTGGTTGAATTGGTAGTGGTGATTGTTTTACTGGGCATTATCGGCACTATTTCATCTCGTTTTATTGGCCAAACAGTACAACTGTATAGCGACAGTGCCATTCAGCAGCAACGGATTGCCGAAGCCCGGTTTGTATTGGAACGCCTGAGTCGGGAAATTGCCGGTGTTCATCCTTTCAGTTTGCGTGACCCGTTTGCTAATAATGCAACATATCAAGGTAAGTGCATTGAATACATTCGAATTTCTGCGGTCAGCGCTTATCTGGGATCGGCGACGGCCAGTGCTGCACTGAGCGTGATTGAAAATCCGAATGACGTGTTACAAACAGGCACTGTATCCGCACTCTCTGTCGCTCGACGGGTCTCGGTGCATTCACAAGATGCCACCGACCTTTATTCCTCTGCAGATAACAATAGCGTCAAAGCAATCACTGCTTTTTCAGCGTTAAATAACACGGCGACTTTTTCGGCTGCATTCAGTTCTGATTCAACAGGTAAACGCTATACCGTGCTGGATAAGAATGGCCCTGTGAGCTGGTGTATGTTTAATAATCAGCTTTATCGTTATGCAAATTACAATACAAATTATGGTACAGCAAAAACCGTTGATTGGTTTATCGCACAAGCGACAGCGGGTTCCGCTTACAGTAGTTTAATGGCGGAACATGTTAGCAGCAGTAGTTTGTTTAAAGTGACCGCGCCGACGTTGTCACACAACGCAGCGCTCGATCTGTCGTTACAGCTCACCACCGACAGTGATGGGAATAAACTGATCCTGAACCGGCGTATGCAGGTGAATTATGTCCCCTGA
- a CDS encoding rod shape-determining protein, whose product MFKKLRGLFSNDLSIDLGTANTLIYVKGKGIVLNEPSVVAIRQERGGTAKSVAAVGHAAKMMLGRTPGNIAAIRPMKDGVIADFSVTEKMLQHFIKQVHENNLMRPSPRVLVCIPCGATQVERRAIKESAQGAGAREVYLIEEPMAAAIGAGLPVSEATGSMVVDIGGGTTEVAIISLNGVVYSSSVRIGGDRFDEAIISYVRRNYGSLIGESTAERIKHEIGSAYRSEEVREIEVRGRNLAEGVPRSFTLNSNEILDALQEPLSGIVSAVMVALEQSPPELASDISEKGMVLTGGGALLRNLDRLLMEHTGIPVVVAEDPLTCVARGGGRALELIDMHGGDLFHYE is encoded by the coding sequence ATGTTCAAGAAGCTCCGTGGCCTGTTCTCCAACGATCTGTCGATCGATTTGGGTACCGCTAATACGCTGATTTATGTAAAAGGCAAAGGTATCGTGCTGAACGAGCCTTCGGTAGTCGCCATTCGTCAGGAACGTGGTGGTACTGCTAAATCTGTTGCTGCTGTTGGTCATGCCGCCAAGATGATGTTGGGGCGTACTCCGGGCAATATCGCTGCGATCCGTCCGATGAAAGATGGCGTTATTGCCGATTTTTCTGTGACCGAAAAAATGCTGCAGCATTTCATCAAACAAGTGCATGAAAACAACCTCATGCGTCCAAGCCCTCGTGTACTGGTTTGTATCCCATGTGGTGCAACACAGGTCGAGCGTCGTGCGATTAAAGAATCCGCACAAGGTGCCGGTGCGCGCGAAGTTTATCTGATTGAAGAACCAATGGCCGCGGCAATCGGTGCGGGCTTACCTGTGTCTGAAGCAACGGGCTCCATGGTCGTGGATATTGGTGGTGGTACTACCGAAGTTGCCATTATCTCGTTGAATGGTGTGGTTTACTCTTCGTCTGTTCGTATCGGTGGTGATCGTTTTGATGAAGCTATCATCAGTTATGTCCGTCGTAACTACGGTAGTCTGATTGGTGAATCAACGGCAGAACGTATTAAGCATGAAATCGGTTCTGCTTATCGTAGTGAAGAGGTGCGGGAAATTGAAGTGCGAGGCCGTAATCTGGCGGAAGGTGTGCCACGCAGTTTCACTCTGAACTCGAATGAAATTCTGGATGCACTGCAAGAACCATTAAGCGGCATCGTTAGTGCGGTGATGGTCGCGCTGGAACAATCTCCGCCTGAGTTGGCATCCGATATCTCTGAAAAAGGCATGGTGCTGACAGGCGGTGGTGCGTTGCTGCGTAATCTGGATCGTCTGTTGATGGAACATACCGGTATTCCTGTCGTTGTTGCGGAAGATCCGTTGACCTGTGTTGCTCGTGGTGGTGGTCGTGCTCTTGAGCTGATCGACATGCACGGTGGTGACCTGTTTCATTACGAATAA
- a CDS encoding DUF6701 domain-containing protein — MTKASWMRYAVLLFCCLISHLVWADVVLVGNMNIGDNSTNAINPTSLVVQSNSIYTPGAHPIHFTLSQSGVVTQLKANNLSGYLYGVNFAVWNSSGQVVISQTATDAQPSLISGSWSLAAGDYRMAVWGQCIKESNNAVLSYSSCLSTNKQQEWDDISFTNITLVGINSSSANFMQRLHLGDNTDATRWYPPSPSVNVSVSDAASGSAINSTSTGASVTYSFAITTDTTLTKLALFQMSDWQTAGASRIQLRQKNSSTYLWQYSFTANGDLPLQPNLTLSPGNYEVVVSTDYSHGYDSDDIDWDDLVISLQPVAVDQACAALFPDPIQGRNSAGYIDFGGGYNTGPAGLVYGTNGGKIGYSSIRNVNTVSTTNGNCDGLVCVFDAYAKSLALNSNPFPTSGTKSITVDYSYPNYTRTLTSADGSSFGNVTLYSDTYLNITNPGITIKNLTLNSGVTTVYLAAGEYWIDNLSINSGAQIILNGEVRLHVKTLTMQSSSYLNSPKGVSTPTMFQGGDPSKLLLIMYGPLTLGNNAIISGMIYRSDYNAGGTDITMASTSYIFGRVNANSISMTWGSTIYGANQQCPALPATSSVNHYEIRYPSSQITCEPAAITINACTNTDTSSCTKDTTASSSVTLSAPTSGWSRNPVTLTNGSGTVSLNHYAVGNVTLGLNVTPYTCFKNGVADSSCQLPFVSSAFSFDFPTFYAGSNSGNVTLKAVQASTSNPAVCTSLFANKTQNVSFASQYILPSSGTLLPTLNGASLNSNTAAVTLPLAFDSTGAASLNLAYNDAGVLGITAQTTINDTVAGTLSVSGSDNVAVLPAKILLSAAGQTACTGSSDTDYAACAVYKTVGQPFTLSAKAGYLSGSTWNTTANFSTSHLAASALPLVQHQLVAPSTGTLPALAATNLSFSAGTASASLTESDVGVYQYGVTDFVPYSAYQNESPQKTVALSWSDPVGRFIPAKLQATAVTQGTLTTDTCSNNAVNAALGYTGQALRFATMPTLSVTALGSDGSTVMKNYQGVFAKITSAIPSGSGAFTANLLPKNNVNSLTSLATWSAGSWSTLTNAYNLLYSFGADNRFTFTKTNTNQVAPFETSMTISELADSDGVAASSLPLNLWPVAPDTSAFKVYSGRLTLDSVNGAENNSLALPFYMQYWNGSAYTINNVDNCTSLTGNALQMNNLTSWTGIPLRVASATNGVATTTASLSPAKVSSGAGAISFTAPNASGWVDIAATVSLPDWMKDFTLPSGLSPARASFGYYHGNDRLIYRREVFGGQ, encoded by the coding sequence ATGACAAAGGCGAGCTGGATGCGTTATGCAGTGCTGTTATTTTGCTGCCTGATAAGTCATCTGGTGTGGGCTGATGTGGTGCTGGTTGGGAATATGAATATTGGTGATAACAGTACCAATGCAATAAATCCGACCTCTTTGGTGGTGCAAAGTAACAGTATTTATACACCAGGAGCCCATCCTATTCATTTCACTCTATCGCAATCGGGTGTGGTGACACAGCTGAAGGCAAATAACTTATCTGGTTACCTGTATGGCGTTAATTTCGCGGTTTGGAATAGCTCAGGTCAGGTGGTTATCAGTCAAACAGCTACCGATGCGCAACCAAGTCTGATTAGTGGGTCGTGGTCTTTAGCTGCGGGTGATTATCGCATGGCGGTGTGGGGGCAATGCATCAAAGAGAGCAACAACGCGGTATTGTCTTATTCTTCTTGTTTAAGTACTAATAAACAGCAGGAATGGGATGATATCAGTTTTACCAATATCACTTTGGTCGGTATAAATTCATCATCAGCTAATTTTATGCAACGACTGCATCTTGGCGATAATACCGATGCTACCCGCTGGTATCCGCCATCACCCTCTGTCAATGTGTCTGTTTCAGACGCTGCCAGTGGTTCAGCAATTAATTCAACTTCAACAGGTGCTTCAGTAACCTATTCATTTGCAATTACTACCGATACGACATTAACTAAACTGGCTTTGTTTCAAATGAGCGACTGGCAAACGGCCGGTGCCTCGCGAATTCAGTTACGGCAGAAAAACAGTAGCACTTATCTTTGGCAATATTCGTTTACCGCGAATGGTGATTTACCTTTGCAGCCTAATCTCACCCTGTCTCCCGGTAATTATGAAGTCGTGGTTAGCACCGATTATTCACACGGGTATGACTCAGATGATATTGACTGGGATGACTTGGTCATTTCATTGCAACCTGTTGCCGTTGATCAGGCTTGTGCGGCGTTATTTCCTGACCCAATACAAGGTCGCAATTCTGCCGGTTATATCGATTTTGGTGGCGGCTATAATACTGGCCCTGCAGGGCTGGTATATGGCACCAATGGCGGCAAGATCGGTTATTCATCGATTCGGAATGTGAATACTGTCAGCACTACAAATGGGAATTGTGATGGTCTGGTCTGTGTATTTGATGCTTATGCTAAATCGTTAGCATTAAATTCGAACCCGTTCCCGACATCGGGCACGAAATCCATCACTGTTGATTACAGTTATCCCAATTACACCCGAACGTTAACCAGTGCTGATGGTTCCTCCTTTGGTAATGTGACTTTGTATAGCGATACATATCTAAATATTACCAATCCGGGTATCACAATAAAGAATTTAACACTTAACAGTGGGGTTACCACCGTTTATCTGGCGGCAGGGGAATATTGGATCGATAACTTGAGCATTAACAGTGGTGCTCAAATAATTTTAAATGGCGAAGTCCGATTGCATGTTAAAACGCTGACCATGCAAAGCAGCAGTTATTTGAACTCACCCAAAGGTGTCAGTACCCCCACAATGTTTCAAGGAGGTGATCCATCTAAATTATTATTGATCATGTACGGACCACTGACACTGGGTAACAATGCAATTATTTCGGGCATGATTTACCGTTCTGATTACAATGCGGGCGGAACCGATATTACGATGGCGTCGACGTCCTATATCTTCGGCCGAGTCAATGCCAACAGTATTTCCATGACATGGGGCTCTACCATTTACGGTGCCAATCAGCAGTGTCCAGCATTGCCCGCTACCTCTTCTGTTAATCATTACGAAATTCGCTATCCATCAAGCCAAATCACCTGTGAACCTGCTGCGATAACTATTAATGCCTGTACCAACACAGACACCAGTTCATGCACAAAAGATACAACGGCCAGTTCATCGGTTACTCTGTCTGCTCCTACGTCCGGCTGGAGCCGTAATCCGGTCACATTAACAAACGGCTCTGGAACGGTGTCTCTTAACCACTATGCAGTTGGCAATGTGACGCTGGGGCTAAACGTTACACCGTATACCTGTTTTAAAAACGGGGTGGCAGACAGTTCTTGTCAGTTACCGTTCGTTTCTTCGGCATTTTCGTTTGATTTTCCGACCTTTTATGCTGGAAGTAACAGCGGTAACGTGACATTAAAAGCTGTGCAGGCTTCTACCAGTAATCCAGCTGTCTGCACAAGCTTATTTGCCAATAAGACCCAGAATGTCAGCTTTGCCAGTCAATATATTTTACCTAGCAGCGGGACGTTATTACCGACGTTAAATGGGGCATCCCTCAACAGTAATACCGCAGCGGTAACACTACCGCTAGCTTTCGACAGTACGGGGGCCGCATCACTGAATCTTGCCTATAACGATGCAGGGGTGTTGGGGATCACAGCTCAAACGACAATAAATGATACAGTGGCGGGTACATTATCCGTTTCTGGTTCTGATAATGTAGCGGTATTGCCGGCCAAGATTTTACTGAGCGCAGCAGGTCAGACTGCCTGCACCGGGAGTTCTGATACGGACTATGCCGCTTGTGCAGTCTATAAAACAGTTGGACAGCCGTTTACTTTGTCAGCCAAGGCCGGTTATCTGAGCGGTTCAACTTGGAACACCACGGCTAATTTTTCCACCTCGCATCTGGCTGCCAGCGCATTACCATTAGTGCAGCATCAATTGGTGGCACCATCAACGGGAACATTACCCGCCCTGGCCGCAACCAACCTGAGCTTTAGCGCAGGAACGGCTTCTGCATCACTCACTGAGAGTGATGTGGGAGTCTATCAGTATGGTGTAACAGATTTTGTACCTTATTCGGCTTATCAGAACGAATCACCACAAAAAACAGTCGCATTAAGCTGGAGTGACCCGGTTGGTCGTTTTATTCCTGCAAAATTACAGGCTACCGCTGTCACGCAAGGAACCTTAACCACCGATACTTGCAGTAATAATGCTGTTAATGCCGCACTAGGTTATACCGGGCAGGCCCTGCGGTTTGCGACCATGCCTACGCTAAGTGTGACCGCGTTAGGCAGTGATGGCTCAACGGTTATGAAAAATTATCAGGGGGTTTTTGCAAAAATCACTTCAGCTATACCGAGTGGTTCCGGTGCTTTTACCGCCAATTTACTACCCAAAAATAATGTGAATAGTTTGACGAGCTTAGCCACATGGTCAGCTGGTAGCTGGTCCACATTAACGAATGCTTATAATCTGTTATACAGCTTTGGTGCGGACAACCGTTTTACATTTACGAAAACGAATACCAATCAGGTCGCGCCTTTTGAAACATCAATGACCATTTCTGAACTGGCAGACAGTGATGGCGTCGCCGCATCATCATTGCCTCTGAATCTATGGCCTGTGGCGCCAGATACCAGCGCATTTAAAGTTTATAGTGGTCGCCTGACGCTAGACAGTGTAAATGGGGCAGAAAATAATAGCTTGGCATTACCTTTTTATATGCAGTATTGGAATGGTTCTGCATACACCATTAATAATGTGGATAACTGCACCAGTTTGACTGGCAATGCTTTGCAAATGAATAATCTGACCAGCTGGACTGGTATCCCGTTACGAGTCGCCAGTGCCACAAACGGTGTTGCAACCACGACGGCCTCGCTTTCCCCGGCTAAAGTGTCATCAGGTGCTGGCGCTATCAGTTTCACGGCGCCGAATGCTTCCGGTTGGGTCGATATTGCGGCGACCGTATCTTTGCCTGATTGGATGAAAGATTTTACCCTTCCGTCAGGGCTCTCACCTGCCCGTGCCAGCTTTGGTTATTATCACGGGAATGACCGATTAATTTATCGGCGCGAGGTGTTTGGCGGTCAATAA
- a CDS encoding type II secretion system protein: protein MISYRGFTLIELVLVIILIGVLAVTAAPRFFTASGYDQVAARDQLIQLLRQAQLQTMNNSAECQVVHFGNNQSWIPTNTAQCSVLTSNEQLISFDVWGRPATSVTNVTLTGETTMKVCIEAEGYIHAC from the coding sequence ATGATCAGCTATCGGGGTTTCACTCTGATTGAACTCGTACTGGTCATAATCTTAATCGGGGTGCTGGCAGTAACTGCTGCGCCCCGTTTTTTTACCGCTTCCGGTTATGATCAGGTCGCGGCCCGCGATCAATTGATCCAGCTATTACGCCAAGCGCAGCTGCAAACCATGAACAACAGTGCAGAATGTCAGGTTGTTCATTTCGGCAATAACCAGTCCTGGATCCCTACTAATACCGCACAATGTTCAGTGCTGACCAGCAATGAACAATTAATTTCCTTTGATGTCTGGGGGCGACCAGCGACATCGGTGACCAATGTGACATTGACTGGCGAAACCACGATGAAGGTTTGTATTGAAGCCGAAGGTTACATTCATGCGTGTTAG